In the Natronolimnobius baerhuensis genome, one interval contains:
- the glmS gene encoding glutamine--fructose-6-phosphate transaminase (isomerizing), producing the protein MCGIIGYTGSENDVLEVLMSGLSNLEYRGYDSAGVAIANDSLSVEKREGEVSALEDALPETGIDGLAGIGHTRWSTHGPPSDENAHPHTDCTDQVAVVHNGIIENYQDIRTTLEDDGHTFQSETDTEVIPHLIEDALADGANPEQAFREAVSRLEGSYAVAAVFQDSETIYAARHESPLVLGLGDDGHYLGSDVPAFLEYTDRVIYLEDGQFARMTPDEIVVTDREGAVVEMAVDTVAWDPEDAGKSGYDHYMLKEINEQPLALRQCLRERVSELERTITVDELADLERRGPVQFVACGTSYHAALYGARLLREQGIPAQCFLASEYDARSIPITDETLVVGVTQSGETADTMSALRGANQAGATTLALTNVVGSSAARECNYVMYIRAGPEIGVAATKTFVSQQAALAMLSGVLSETHSSELIRRLRRLPDQLQQVLDESAVREIASTYVDADAYFFIGRGYNAPVALEGALKMKEITYKHAEGFAAGELKHGPLALVTEETPVFALITGPNAAKTLGNVKEVEARGAPVIAVTDQPELVEQYATHVLEVPAAGRRLTPILANVQLQLLSYWVANELGRSIDKPRNLAKSVTVE; encoded by the coding sequence ATGTGTGGAATTATCGGCTACACCGGCTCTGAGAACGACGTTCTCGAGGTGCTCATGTCGGGGCTGTCGAACCTCGAGTACCGGGGCTACGACTCTGCAGGCGTCGCGATTGCCAACGACTCGCTCTCGGTCGAAAAACGCGAAGGCGAGGTCTCGGCACTCGAGGATGCACTGCCCGAAACGGGCATCGACGGACTCGCGGGAATCGGCCACACGCGCTGGAGTACCCACGGGCCACCCTCAGACGAAAACGCCCATCCCCACACTGATTGTACAGATCAGGTTGCGGTCGTTCACAACGGCATTATCGAGAACTACCAGGACATTCGGACGACACTTGAGGACGACGGCCACACGTTTCAGAGCGAGACGGACACCGAGGTCATTCCGCATCTCATCGAGGATGCACTCGCAGACGGAGCCAACCCCGAACAGGCGTTTCGAGAGGCAGTCAGCCGCCTCGAGGGTAGTTACGCCGTCGCAGCCGTGTTTCAGGACTCAGAGACGATCTATGCGGCTCGCCATGAGTCGCCACTGGTGCTTGGACTCGGCGACGACGGCCACTATCTAGGCAGCGACGTCCCCGCATTTCTCGAGTATACGGATCGCGTCATCTACCTCGAGGACGGGCAGTTCGCTCGCATGACGCCGGACGAAATCGTCGTCACGGATCGCGAGGGAGCGGTCGTCGAGATGGCAGTCGACACCGTCGCGTGGGATCCCGAAGACGCCGGCAAGTCGGGGTATGACCACTACATGCTCAAAGAGATCAACGAGCAGCCACTGGCGCTTCGCCAGTGTCTCCGCGAGCGCGTCTCCGAACTCGAGCGGACGATTACCGTCGATGAACTCGCCGACCTCGAGCGGCGGGGACCGGTCCAGTTCGTCGCCTGCGGAACCTCCTATCACGCGGCGCTGTATGGCGCGCGATTACTTCGCGAGCAGGGCATTCCGGCCCAGTGTTTCCTCGCGAGCGAGTACGACGCGCGCTCGATTCCGATTACCGACGAGACGCTCGTCGTCGGCGTCACCCAAAGCGGCGAGACGGCAGATACGATGTCGGCACTGCGTGGAGCGAACCAAGCCGGCGCGACCACGCTCGCGCTGACCAACGTCGTCGGCAGTTCGGCCGCCCGCGAGTGCAACTATGTCATGTACATCCGTGCCGGCCCGGAGATCGGCGTCGCCGCGACCAAAACGTTCGTGAGCCAGCAAGCCGCCCTCGCGATGCTCTCGGGCGTCCTCTCCGAGACGCACTCGTCCGAACTCATCAGGCGACTCCGCCGACTCCCTGACCAGCTCCAGCAGGTGTTAGACGAGTCGGCAGTGCGTGAGATTGCGAGTACGTATGTCGACGCCGACGCGTACTTCTTCATCGGCCGGGGCTACAACGCGCCCGTCGCGCTCGAGGGCGCGCTCAAGATGAAAGAGATCACGTACAAACACGCGGAGGGCTTTGCCGCCGGCGAGTTGAAACACGGGCCGCTGGCGCTCGTGACCGAGGAGACGCCCGTATTCGCGCTGATCACGGGGCCGAACGCAGCCAAGACGCTCGGCAACGTCAAAGAGGTCGAAGCCCGCGGCGCGCCAGTGATCGCCGTCACCGACCAGCCGGAACTGGTCGAGCAGTACGCGACGCACGTTCTCGAGGTGCCAGCGGCCGGCCGCCGACTGACGCCGATTCTCGCGAACGTCCAGTTGCAGTTGCTTTCCTACTGGGTTGCAAACGAACTGGGACGCTCAATCGACAAGCCGCGCAATCTGGCAAAGAGTGTGACCGTCGAGTGA
- a CDS encoding MFS transporter — protein MSSSSREQPDSRRSWLVAIVGSIAMVFTFGTPLSYGVFHQPFSEAFGISPVAMSTVFSVMLFAFFIGSGLIGIASTRVAARAVLLACAGATAAIAPALYVTESYLGLVAVFAVLGLALGTVFVLLASVVPRWFDERRGVATGLIFVGNGLGLTVLPPIWQRAIETVGVRQGFLVVMGITAAAFALAGLVCRRPRWADQTSESFLGVLEWVRGLAGSRTFQLLFVGMSLAFAWYQLLAAYAIDYFAARGMTEAAASVAFGLIGGVSIISRIGGGYVADIVGSRRAFLASLACAGIGVCVLFLPGWLALGVAIIIIGLGLGGSATLYIPVLMEIFDPKRDTAIIGIFNVAGGLGALAMPPLGTGSVAYTGSYTVALALTVVVVAVGFWLVALGTRI, from the coding sequence GTGTCTTCGTCCTCCAGAGAGCAACCGGATAGTCGGCGCAGTTGGCTGGTTGCCATCGTCGGTTCCATCGCGATGGTGTTTACGTTCGGCACGCCGCTTTCCTACGGCGTGTTTCACCAGCCATTTAGCGAGGCGTTCGGCATTTCGCCGGTTGCGATGTCGACCGTTTTCTCGGTGATGCTGTTTGCCTTTTTCATCGGCTCGGGCCTGATCGGCATCGCCTCGACACGAGTCGCCGCTCGCGCCGTTCTTCTCGCGTGTGCGGGGGCGACCGCCGCCATCGCGCCCGCACTCTACGTCACGGAGTCGTATCTCGGACTCGTCGCCGTGTTCGCCGTGCTCGGGCTTGCACTGGGGACCGTCTTCGTCTTGCTTGCCTCGGTCGTTCCGCGCTGGTTCGACGAGCGCCGCGGCGTCGCAACCGGCCTGATATTCGTCGGCAACGGCCTGGGACTGACCGTCTTGCCACCGATCTGGCAGCGCGCAATCGAGACCGTCGGCGTGCGGCAGGGCTTTCTCGTCGTCATGGGGATAACCGCCGCTGCGTTCGCCCTCGCCGGCCTCGTCTGTCGACGCCCGCGATGGGCCGACCAGACGTCAGAGTCGTTCCTCGGCGTCCTCGAGTGGGTCCGCGGACTCGCCGGCAGCCGAACCTTCCAGTTGCTGTTCGTTGGGATGAGTCTGGCGTTCGCGTGGTACCAGTTGCTCGCCGCCTACGCCATCGACTACTTCGCAGCGCGCGGGATGACCGAAGCGGCCGCATCCGTCGCGTTCGGACTCATCGGCGGCGTCAGCATCATCTCCCGAATCGGTGGCGGCTACGTCGCAGATATCGTCGGCTCGAGGCGGGCGTTTCTGGCGTCGCTCGCCTGTGCGGGAATCGGCGTCTGCGTGCTGTTTTTGCCCGGTTGGCTGGCCCTTGGGGTAGCGATTATCATCATTGGCCTCGGACTGGGCGGGAGTGCCACGCTGTACATTCCGGTGTTGATGGAGATTTTCGATCCGAAGCGGGATACGGCGATCATCGGGATTTTCAACGTCGCTGGTGGGCTGGGTGCACTGGCGATGCCGCCGCTTGGAACCGGGAGCGTCGCCTACACCGGCAGTTACACCGTTGCGCTGGCGCTGACCGTCGTCGTCGTCGCCGTTGGCTTCTGGCTGGTCGCACTCGGGACGCGGATCTGA
- the aglF gene encoding UTP--glucose-1-phosphate uridylyltransferase AglF, with translation MQAVVLAAGKGTRLRPLTDDKPKGMVEVDGEPILTHCFDQLVELGATELIVVVGYLKERIIDHYGDEYRDVPITYAHQREQQGLAHALLTVEEHVEDDFMLILGDNIFEANLEDVVRRQREDRADAAFLVEEVPWEEASRYGVCDTNKYGEITDVVEKPDEPPSNLVMTGFYTFTPAIFHACHLVQPSNRGEYEISEAIDLLIQSGRTIDAIGLEGWRIDVGYPEDREEAETRIQDGVDGDPDLEQTSS, from the coding sequence ATGCAAGCTGTCGTTCTTGCCGCCGGCAAGGGGACGCGTCTGCGGCCGCTGACCGATGACAAGCCAAAGGGGATGGTCGAGGTCGACGGAGAGCCAATTCTCACTCACTGTTTCGATCAACTCGTCGAACTCGGTGCGACCGAGCTAATCGTCGTCGTTGGCTATCTCAAAGAGCGGATTATCGACCACTACGGCGATGAATACCGTGACGTCCCCATCACCTACGCCCACCAGCGCGAACAGCAGGGCCTCGCTCACGCCCTGTTGACCGTCGAGGAGCACGTCGAGGATGACTTCATGCTGATTCTGGGCGACAACATCTTCGAGGCCAACCTCGAGGATGTCGTGCGCCGCCAGCGCGAGGACCGCGCGGACGCCGCCTTCCTCGTCGAAGAGGTCCCCTGGGAGGAAGCCTCGAGATACGGCGTCTGCGATACGAACAAGTACGGCGAGATCACCGATGTCGTCGAGAAACCCGACGAGCCGCCGTCGAACCTCGTCATGACCGGCTTCTATACATTTACGCCCGCGATCTTCCACGCCTGTCACCTCGTCCAGCCCTCCAATCGCGGCGAGTACGAGATCAGCGAAGCCATCGACCTGCTGATCCAGTCCGGGCGCACCATCGACGCCATCGGCCTCGAGGGCTGGCGAATCGACGTTGGCTATCCCGAAGACCGCGAGGAAGCCGAAACCCGGATTCAGGATGGTGTGGACGGCGATCCCGACCTCGAGCAGACCTCGTCCTGA
- a CDS encoding metal-dependent hydrolase: MWPLGHAAVGYLLYTLATRARFDRPPTALALCALLVGTQFPDLVDKPLAWYVGVLPTGRTLAHSLLVLIPVSLVVLALARRYDRTELGFAFVLGALSHAVVDVIPALWGAADPNMLLWPLVPVEAYESGPPTVVGLFLASLSDPYFLLEFVLAALALVAWRRDGYPGLELVRSAVGRVLPGRSDA, encoded by the coding sequence ATGTGGCCACTCGGACACGCTGCAGTCGGCTATCTCCTCTATACGCTCGCGACGCGGGCGCGATTCGACCGGCCGCCGACGGCACTCGCCCTCTGTGCACTCCTGGTCGGCACGCAGTTTCCGGACCTCGTCGACAAGCCGCTCGCGTGGTACGTCGGCGTCCTGCCAACCGGCCGAACCCTCGCGCACTCGTTGTTAGTCTTGATTCCCGTCTCCCTCGTCGTTCTCGCGCTCGCTCGCCGCTACGACCGGACGGAACTCGGCTTCGCGTTCGTCCTCGGCGCGCTCTCACACGCCGTCGTCGACGTCATCCCCGCACTCTGGGGCGCAGCCGACCCCAACATGCTGCTCTGGCCGCTTGTGCCCGTTGAGGCCTACGAGAGCGGCCCACCGACCGTCGTGGGGCTGTTCCTCGCGTCGCTGTCCGATCCGTACTTCCTCCTCGAGTTCGTCCTCGCCGCGCTCGCGCTCGTGGCGTGGCGACGCGATGGGTACCCCGGCCTCGAGCTCGTTCGCTCGGCGGTTGGGCGGGTGCTTCCGGGTCGGTCGGACGCCTGA
- a CDS encoding ROK family protein — MVYYAGVDLGATNVRAAVAKGDGTTIGVSKNATPRGPTGIDVTEGVLQTVREACIDGDIDPEAVESAGIGSIGPFDLAEGTVVDPANLPDSIDRIPLTGPIGELIDSDEVYLHNDTNAGVIGERFHADRNPDDMVYITISSGIGAGVCCDGEILAGWDGNAGEVGHCVVDPRGRLTCGCGIDGHWEAYCSGNGIPDYTRLLAEDDPTITTSLPLEDPDFTAKDVFELAGEDELADYTIDQLAHWNAIGVANVIHSFAPLVISFGGAVSLHNEDLVIDPIRERVADMVLSNVPEIRVTDMGDDVVLEGALASAMTEGTGDQRRFQN; from the coding sequence ATGGTCTACTATGCGGGCGTCGACCTCGGCGCGACGAACGTGCGGGCCGCCGTCGCCAAAGGCGACGGGACGACAATCGGTGTGAGTAAAAACGCCACACCGCGGGGACCGACCGGCATCGACGTCACGGAAGGCGTGCTCCAGACAGTGCGAGAGGCCTGTATCGACGGCGACATTGATCCCGAAGCCGTCGAGTCGGCCGGTATCGGCTCGATTGGGCCGTTCGACCTCGCCGAAGGTACTGTGGTCGACCCGGCGAACCTCCCCGACTCGATTGACCGAATCCCGCTCACCGGCCCGATTGGTGAACTGATCGACAGCGACGAAGTCTACCTGCACAACGATACGAACGCGGGCGTCATCGGCGAACGGTTCCACGCCGACCGCAACCCCGACGACATGGTCTACATCACCATCTCCTCGGGGATCGGTGCCGGCGTCTGCTGTGACGGTGAAATTTTGGCCGGCTGGGACGGCAACGCGGGCGAGGTCGGCCACTGCGTCGTCGACCCGCGTGGGCGACTCACCTGTGGCTGTGGCATCGACGGCCACTGGGAGGCGTACTGTTCGGGCAACGGCATCCCCGACTACACTCGCCTACTCGCCGAAGACGACCCAACCATTACGACCTCGCTCCCGCTCGAGGATCCCGACTTTACCGCTAAAGACGTCTTCGAACTCGCAGGCGAGGACGAACTGGCAGACTACACGATTGACCAACTCGCCCACTGGAACGCCATCGGCGTCGCGAACGTGATCCACTCCTTTGCCCCGCTCGTGATCTCCTTCGGCGGTGCCGTCTCGCTGCACAATGAGGACCTCGTGATCGACCCGATTCGCGAGCGTGTCGCTGACATGGTCCTGAGCAACGTCCCCGAAATCCGCGTGACGGATATGGGCGACGACGTGGTACTCGAGGGCGCACTCGCGAGTGCGATGACCGAAGGGACCGGCGACCAGCGGCGATTCCAGAACTGA
- a CDS encoding LVIVD repeat-containing protein gives MRRRALLRTGGAGLGIAFAGTGLLAGHSRAQPTTTQSSYEPLGRVDIDNAAEAVVGDDGDIVYVAATTGFATVDINDPSEPELLAEERGLEFDERRFNEILDVKVDGDLLAVAGPANQANDFLFHGFAVYDVSDPAEPELLGEPYETGYHIHNCYLEDETLYVVGNGELENPLVIYDLGGDEIEEIGRWSLVEHEPDWQDVDWLVRYLHDVYVHDDIAYLAHWNAGTYLLDVSDPSDPAYISHVTETTLEDELAVEDDNEAQMGLPGNDHYSAVDDTGDLLGVGREAWATGQGDPDGPGGIDLYDVSDPADPVHQATIDAPRALNERSNGGLWTTAHNFELRDGELYASWYQGGVTIHDVSDPSEPEEIASWRDPETAGFWTARVAESGETFVASSTELIPNAPTEGALYTFPIEAGERADQPSLTDPDDLAFDVEAPDDENGESGGSDDAETNADDGGNGDESDSENGDNGSDSVAGFTIGVGAAGGLAALEVLRRRSDRDE, from the coding sequence ATGCGACGACGAGCCCTCCTTCGGACTGGCGGCGCGGGCCTGGGAATCGCGTTCGCGGGGACTGGACTGCTCGCCGGCCACAGCCGAGCACAGCCCACGACAACACAGTCTTCGTACGAACCGCTCGGCCGCGTCGACATCGATAACGCGGCGGAAGCCGTCGTTGGCGACGACGGCGACATCGTCTACGTCGCGGCCACTACCGGCTTTGCGACCGTCGATATTAACGATCCGAGCGAACCCGAACTCCTGGCCGAAGAGCGCGGCCTCGAGTTCGATGAACGGAGATTCAACGAAATTCTTGACGTGAAAGTCGACGGCGACCTGCTCGCTGTTGCTGGCCCGGCAAATCAGGCGAACGACTTTCTCTTTCACGGCTTTGCAGTATACGACGTCAGCGACCCTGCCGAACCGGAACTGCTCGGCGAGCCGTACGAAACCGGCTACCACATCCACAACTGCTACCTCGAGGACGAAACGCTCTACGTCGTCGGCAACGGCGAACTCGAGAATCCGCTCGTCATCTACGACCTGGGCGGCGACGAAATCGAAGAGATAGGTCGGTGGTCATTGGTCGAACACGAACCGGACTGGCAGGATGTCGACTGGCTCGTACGGTACCTCCACGACGTGTACGTCCACGACGACATCGCCTACCTCGCCCACTGGAACGCCGGAACCTACCTGCTCGACGTCAGCGACCCCAGCGATCCGGCGTACATCTCCCACGTCACAGAGACAACGCTTGAGGACGAACTGGCTGTCGAGGACGACAACGAGGCACAGATGGGACTGCCAGGCAACGACCACTACTCAGCGGTCGACGACACGGGCGATCTCCTCGGGGTCGGCCGCGAGGCCTGGGCGACGGGCCAGGGAGATCCTGACGGTCCCGGTGGGATCGATCTCTACGACGTAAGCGACCCTGCCGATCCCGTCCACCAGGCGACAATCGACGCGCCTCGAGCGCTCAACGAGCGCTCCAACGGCGGGCTCTGGACAACGGCACACAACTTCGAACTGCGCGACGGCGAACTCTACGCCTCGTGGTATCAGGGTGGCGTGACGATTCACGACGTGAGCGACCCGAGCGAGCCCGAGGAAATCGCCTCATGGCGCGACCCCGAAACCGCGGGCTTCTGGACCGCTCGAGTCGCCGAGTCCGGCGAGACGTTCGTCGCGAGCAGTACCGAACTCATCCCGAACGCGCCGACGGAAGGCGCGCTCTATACGTTCCCAATCGAGGCCGGTGAACGGGCCGACCAGCCCTCACTCACCGATCCCGACGATCTCGCGTTCGACGTCGAAGCGCCGGACGACGAGAACGGGGAAAGCGGCGGTAGCGATGACGCGGAGACCAACGCTGACGACGGAGGCAACGGCGATGAGAGTGACAGTGAGAACGGCGACAACGGCTCGGATTCCGTCGCCGGCTTTACCATCGGGGTCGGCGCTGCGGGTGGACTCGCCGCGCTCGAGGTGCTTCGACGACGCAGCGACCGCGACGAGTGA
- the leuS gene encoding leucine--tRNA ligase: MTSHYDHEQVQEFWQYVWERDEVYHLEDDAVDPTYVLGMFPYTSGTLHMGHVRNYAITDAYARYRRMQGDDVLHPMGWDAFGLPAENAAYERASDPNSWTQACIRRMREELETMGFGYDWSREITTCEPDYYQWNQWLFKRFYEAGLVEYEAASVNWCPDCETVLADAQVTEDADGHVCWRCETPVTRRELDQWFFTITDYAEELVDGLDDLEGWPDGVREIQRNWIGRQEGTRITFGVAEGKTETTAVDVFSTRPDTIYGATFLAVSPGHEFARDLAETDDRVAEYVDTVREQDPGDVGLSGVETDATAIHPLTGEELPVYVAGYVLEDVGTGAVMGVPAHNERDHAFAAEHDLPVTGVVTPTAGATDVDLESAAYTGEGILEDSGEYSGLESEAARERLVEDHDALEADVTYRLRDWLISRQRYWGTPIPVVHCDDCGHVLVPDEDLPVELPEFVRTTGNPLAEHESFRETECPDCGGPARRETDTMDTFVDSSWYYLRFLSPDYDDGPFDPEKAAEWMPIDVYVGGDEHAILHLLYIRFFARALSDLGLLECREPVQELISQGTVLYDGEKMSSSKGNVVAPQEYGAETTRLFVLSAAHPEQDFEWTANNVRGAYDLQQDLYGMATAFVEEGDTRLERTPHDDYLAGEIDRTIIAVTEEYERFRFHRAATEIRELAQLLRRYRAYDRPHDETYRRGLLTLAALISPMAPHLGEECWNKLRGDGLVVDADWPEPESEIEDHRLERRLVERTLADVRDIVDVASIDEPERIDLIVAPTWTYRAAAQAGDAGDGPPTEAELESLAERLRDETDADIDADRISAFLEQRADAHGHGVDAMLEPERERLLLEQAAWLVTDEFEADVTIRRAGAVDLGDDRETTARPGKPAIRIE, encoded by the coding sequence ATGACGAGTCACTACGATCACGAGCAGGTCCAGGAGTTTTGGCAATACGTCTGGGAGCGCGACGAGGTGTATCACCTCGAGGACGACGCCGTCGATCCGACCTACGTCCTCGGTATGTTTCCCTACACGTCGGGGACGCTGCATATGGGTCACGTCCGCAACTACGCAATTACGGACGCCTACGCGCGCTACCGACGAATGCAAGGCGATGACGTGCTCCATCCGATGGGATGGGACGCGTTTGGCCTTCCAGCCGAAAACGCCGCCTACGAGCGCGCGAGCGATCCGAACTCGTGGACACAGGCCTGTATCCGCCGGATGCGTGAAGAACTCGAGACGATGGGCTTCGGGTACGACTGGTCGCGAGAGATCACGACCTGTGAGCCAGACTACTATCAATGGAATCAGTGGCTGTTCAAGCGATTCTACGAGGCGGGACTCGTCGAGTACGAGGCCGCCTCGGTTAACTGGTGTCCCGACTGCGAGACGGTGCTGGCTGACGCACAGGTCACAGAGGATGCAGACGGACACGTCTGCTGGCGCTGTGAAACGCCCGTCACTCGGCGGGAACTCGATCAGTGGTTCTTTACGATTACCGACTACGCCGAGGAACTCGTCGACGGACTCGACGACCTCGAGGGCTGGCCCGACGGCGTCCGCGAGATTCAGCGTAACTGGATCGGCCGACAGGAGGGGACCCGAATCACGTTCGGAGTCGCTGAGGGGAAGACAGAGACCACCGCCGTCGACGTGTTCAGCACGCGCCCGGACACCATCTACGGCGCGACCTTCCTCGCGGTCTCGCCCGGCCACGAGTTCGCGCGCGACCTCGCCGAAACCGACGACCGCGTCGCAGAGTACGTCGATACCGTCCGCGAGCAAGACCCCGGCGACGTTGGCCTCTCGGGTGTCGAAACCGACGCGACGGCGATTCACCCGCTGACCGGCGAGGAACTGCCGGTGTACGTCGCGGGCTACGTCCTCGAGGATGTCGGCACCGGCGCGGTAATGGGCGTTCCCGCACACAACGAGCGCGATCACGCCTTCGCCGCCGAGCACGACCTCCCCGTTACAGGCGTCGTTACGCCGACAGCAGGGGCGACCGACGTCGACCTCGAGTCCGCAGCCTACACCGGCGAGGGCATTCTCGAGGATAGCGGCGAGTATTCGGGCCTCGAGAGCGAGGCGGCTCGCGAGCGGCTGGTTGAGGACCACGACGCCCTCGAGGCGGACGTGACCTACCGACTGCGCGATTGGCTGATCTCCCGGCAGCGCTACTGGGGGACGCCGATTCCGGTCGTTCACTGTGATGACTGTGGGCACGTCCTCGTTCCGGACGAGGACCTGCCTGTCGAACTGCCGGAGTTCGTTCGGACGACGGGGAACCCGCTCGCGGAACACGAGTCGTTCCGCGAGACCGAGTGTCCCGACTGCGGCGGCCCGGCCCGCCGCGAGACGGATACGATGGACACCTTCGTCGATTCGTCGTGGTACTACCTGCGATTCCTCTCGCCGGACTACGACGACGGCCCGTTCGACCCCGAAAAGGCAGCCGAGTGGATGCCCATCGACGTCTACGTCGGCGGCGACGAACACGCCATCCTCCACCTGCTCTACATCCGCTTTTTCGCCCGTGCGCTGTCCGATCTCGGGCTGCTCGAGTGTCGCGAGCCGGTCCAGGAACTCATCAGCCAGGGGACGGTGCTGTACGACGGCGAAAAGATGTCGAGTTCGAAAGGCAACGTCGTCGCGCCACAGGAGTACGGTGCGGAGACGACCCGACTGTTCGTCCTCTCGGCGGCCCACCCCGAACAGGACTTCGAGTGGACGGCAAACAATGTTCGCGGGGCCTACGACCTCCAACAGGACCTCTACGGGATGGCGACTGCGTTCGTCGAAGAAGGCGATACCCGCCTCGAGCGAACGCCTCACGACGACTATCTTGCTGGCGAGATCGACCGGACGATCATCGCCGTCACCGAGGAGTACGAGCGGTTTCGGTTCCATCGCGCCGCAACCGAAATTCGAGAACTGGCCCAACTGCTTCGACGCTATCGAGCCTACGACCGGCCCCACGACGAGACCTACCGCCGCGGGCTATTGACCCTCGCGGCGTTGATTTCGCCGATGGCACCGCATCTGGGCGAGGAGTGCTGGAACAAACTCCGCGGTGATGGTCTCGTCGTCGACGCCGACTGGCCCGAACCAGAGAGTGAGATCGAAGACCACCGCCTCGAGCGGCGACTGGTCGAGCGAACGCTCGCGGACGTCCGCGATATTGTCGATGTTGCCTCGATTGACGAACCCGAGCGGATCGACCTGATTGTCGCGCCGACGTGGACGTATCGCGCGGCGGCACAGGCTGGCGACGCCGGTGACGGACCCCCGACCGAGGCCGAACTCGAGTCACTCGCCGAGCGCCTCCGCGATGAGACGGACGCGGACATCGACGCTGATCGAATCAGTGCCTTCCTCGAGCAGCGAGCCGACGCACACGGCCACGGCGTTGACGCGATGCTCGAGCCAGAGCGCGAGCGCCTGTTGCTCGAGCAGGCCGCCTGGCTCGTGACGGACGAGTTCGAGGCGGACGTGACGATTCGCCGCGCGGGCGCGGTCGATCTTGGGGATGACCGCGAGACGACCGCCCGACCCGGCAAACCGGCGATTCGGATCGAGTGA
- a CDS encoding beta-ribofuranosylaminobenzene 5'-phosphate synthase family protein, producing MPTVTVSAGARLHVGFQNLSLARQRLYGGVGIGLAEPRVTVTASPAETVDCVDSLGREYATRACDILEVPGVSITLEERLPRHVGLGSGTQLALAVFAATAVAHDLEPDIRDHAPAMGRGGRSGIGVATFEDGGFVVDAGHPTARFTTRPPDEGDWTVPPVVARHDLPDDWRFLVVVPDVAPGRSGESEDESMRAVVERADPAVADELAGVVTRKLLPAAAAGRLEAFGEAIAEIGRKNGAWYADAQGGVFRPPAGELVEALEDCPVLSGIGQSSWGPVVYGVTDRNHGDEAVSAAEDALSARGLEGEVLLSQAATSGATIRGGDAEP from the coding sequence ATGCCGACCGTGACCGTCAGCGCAGGCGCGCGCCTCCACGTTGGCTTTCAGAACCTCTCGCTGGCCCGTCAGCGCCTCTATGGGGGCGTTGGAATCGGCCTGGCAGAGCCACGCGTCACCGTCACCGCGTCTCCCGCCGAAACCGTCGACTGTGTCGACTCGCTCGGGCGCGAGTACGCAACGCGGGCCTGTGACATTCTCGAGGTTCCGGGCGTCTCGATCACGCTCGAGGAGCGACTGCCGCGTCACGTCGGGCTCGGCAGCGGCACGCAACTCGCGCTCGCGGTGTTTGCGGCGACGGCAGTTGCACACGATCTCGAACCCGATATTCGTGACCACGCCCCTGCGATGGGACGCGGTGGACGAAGCGGTATCGGCGTCGCGACGTTCGAGGACGGCGGCTTCGTGGTCGACGCGGGCCATCCGACCGCTCGATTCACGACACGCCCGCCTGATGAAGGCGACTGGACGGTTCCGCCGGTCGTCGCCCGCCACGACCTGCCCGACGATTGGCGATTTCTCGTCGTCGTCCCCGACGTTGCTCCCGGTCGCAGCGGCGAGAGCGAAGACGAGAGTATGCGTGCGGTCGTCGAACGCGCAGACCCTGCCGTCGCGGACGAACTCGCCGGCGTCGTCACCCGAAAACTGCTGCCAGCAGCCGCGGCCGGCCGACTCGAGGCCTTCGGGGAAGCCATCGCCGAAATCGGCCGCAAGAACGGCGCGTGGTACGCCGACGCCCAGGGTGGCGTGTTCCGCCCGCCCGCAGGCGAACTCGTCGAGGCGCTCGAGGACTGCCCTGTGCTCTCGGGAATCGGCCAGTCCTCGTGGGGACCGGTCGTTTACGGCGTGACCGACCGCAACCACGGCGATGAGGCAGTGAGCGCGGCCGAGGACGCACTGTCGGCTCGTGGACTCGAGGGCGAGGTATTGCTCTCGCAGGCTGCGACGAGTGGTGCGACAATTCGTGGCGGCGACGCCGAGCCATAG